In Strigops habroptila isolate Jane chromosome 7, bStrHab1.2.pri, whole genome shotgun sequence, the following are encoded in one genomic region:
- the LRRC66 gene encoding leucine-rich repeat-containing protein 66 isoform X3: MKCEIVLFFLGLGLLQSLQSVCMSSNGIQQIDLNDFQNCSQLKDINLQNNQITKIHPDAFRELNKLQVVDLRGNALTTTLPQIFISLNSFQIEVDLPNNAWIFHCRLNAFKHFIHFLFDPTRKKMSISYNKSATSSQKPLLYLSSWHLSCSDSVLLKRAVIPRGKTLVLNCNLDNTRGNNNGASWWTPNGRISRDNSLPHVILDKMNNLVIYNAEKTAEGLYLCISNTTKKKYLIYDIQVKERGSPFLVRKARDANPAFRQGRTEQDLALAVCLSVLITFVCAFCLGAFARPYLGSLWRLMCRNKNSASEHTYSNQAFSDETLSRECSASTSKPTNTQHCLLTCDEDSSRNVYVLPAETSASHENVIGSSVRAPNTEEEYQKQSNDETNVKKKAFFSDIKTSISDDENVNVDDNGLFSVRIDDKNSKEVTPRKLKTNDISLQKDPIYANNEASEKSRIPPIHRRSNADSYSHHTGSSDSDLSFKGETGFPFSTIQTRTVAQDSRSSKVSNNFGLLQSDITKATPDSPKRKGVVPHNETMSTTKCMPGRQSCNEQLHLNDNVNLTSDVGDFILPSSCKRNTNIENLSVYQTIENTPLTEYNCKIEPTNGKDASADIFDDSSSDEGAPFTISDCSSLADFELEQADVSDNLPICQSSLGEADRDSGTEKCSTPTESANVAAGLQHVGENEDKNNANFEPTINYGSDTIMPETAPPYADKCSGRVSMSDPDTTSSTSQDIPNIFDCFINVESGAQNLVSDSLCNPSADFGNTLLSLKHSPMYDADTENTPEEAELQPYQFPTKPQHSLSFSPTGQKENAPEGSTDEHTDRNSSEKNHGEGGIALRNTSEDSDFFFAPIDTGLDEIVKTTSLPHSSNDSPLHSLPEHIAEKHLTVITDTEDLLPQGKQANTPKAHADTSQRGFNEKNCDGYTELQDTSNCSLPEEPDLLHLHSSGKTQPIFNREDYFQLDQSDEDAYSFSVPQGFFSESTQYSSYSFPQTTTGNTISKSTDSSKVEDDTTLTGLQNNPTAAVNLQNSTEKLHQRGQTNLGQGQVFVKKKRAFDGFAKVLESRRTNFNS, translated from the exons ATGAAATGTGAAATAGTTTTGTTCTTCCTAGGACTAGGCCTGCTGCAGTCTCTGCAAAGTGTCTGTATGTCATCCAATGGCATACAACAGATTGATCTGAATGATTTTCAGAACTGTTCACAGCTGAAGGACATCAACTTGCAAAACAACCAGATAACTAAAATTCATCCAGACGCCTTCAGGGAGCTCAACAAATTACAG GTGGTGGATCTCCGCGGAAATGCTCTGACCACCACTCTACCACAGATATTCATCAGTTTGAACTCCTTTCAAATTGAAGTGGATTTGCCAAATAATGCCTGGATATTTCACTGCAGACTGAATGCTTTCaaacatttcattcattttctttttgaccCCACgaggaaaaaaatgagtatttcatATAATAAATCTGCAACCAGCTCACAGAAACCTCTGCTCTATCTTTCAAGTTGGCATTTAAGCTGCAGCGACAGTGTTTTGCTCAAGAGGGCCGTCATCCCAAGAGGGAAGACACTGGTGCTAAACTGTAACTTGGACAACACAAGGG gtaaTAATAATGGAGCCTCTTGGTGGACACCTAATGGCAGAATTTCAAGAGATAATAGTCTTCCTCACGTGATACTGgataaaatgaataatttagtGATATACAATGCTGAGAAAACCGCTGAAGGGttatatttgtgtatttctaatacaacaaagaagaaatatctcATCTATGATATACAGGTGAAAGAAAGGGGCTCACCATTTTTGGTTCGCAAAGCCCGGGATGCTAACCCTGCTTTTCGACAAGGGAGAACAGAGCAAGACCTTGCACTGGCTGTCTGCCTCTCGGTGCTCATTACGTTTGTTTGTGCTTTTTGCCTGGGTGCTTTTGCTAGACCCTACCTTGGAAGCCTGTGGCGACTCATGTGCAGGAACAAGAATTCAGCTTCAGAACACACTTATTCTAACCAAGCTTTTTCAGATGAAACCTTGAGCAGAGAGTGCTCTGCAAGCACAAGCAAACCAACCAATACACAGCACTGTTTGCTCACTTGTGATGAGGATTCTTCAAGAAACGTATACGTTCTTCCTGCAGAAACCTCTGCTTCGCATGAAAATGTCATTGGTAGCAGTGTACGTGCACCAAATACTGAAGAAGAGTAccagaaacaaagcaatgaTGAGACTAAcgtgaagaaaaaagcatttttttcagacatCAAAACTAGTATCAGCGAtgatgaaaatgtaaatgttgaTGATAATGGACTGTTTTCTGTAAGGATAGATGACAAGAACAGCAAGGAAGTAACGCCGAGAAAATTAAAGACTAATGACATTTCACTACAGAAAGATCCAATATATGCAAATAATGAAGCCTCCGAGAAGAGCAGGATCCCTCCCATACACAGGAGATCTAATGCTGACTCTTACTCACATCACACCGGCTCTTCAGATTCAGATTTATCCTTCAAGGGAGAAACTGGCTTTCCATTTTCCACAATACAAACACGTACAGTTGCACAAGATTCTAGGAGCAGCAAGGTAAGCAACAACTTTGGTCTGCTGCAATCTGACATCACAAAGGCTACACCAGATTCTCCTAAAAGAAAAGGTGTTGTTCCACATAATGAAACCATGAGCACTACAAAATGTATGCCTGGAAGGCAAAGCTGCAATGAACAACTTCATCTAAATGACAACGTAAATCTAACCAGTGATGTGGGAGACTTTATTTTACCCAGTAGCTGcaagagaaatacaaatattgagAATTTAAGTGTCTACCAAACAATAGAAAACACTCCTCTTACAGAGTATAACTGTAAAATAGAACCCacaaatggaaaagatgctTCAGCAGATATATTTGATGATAGTTCTTCAGATGAGGGGGCTCCATTCACAATAAGCGACTGTAGTTCTTTAGCGGACTTTGAACTGGAACAAGCTGATGTTAGCGACAACCTGCCGATCTGTCAGTCATCACTAGGGGAAGCTGATAGGGATAGTGGAACTGAGAAGTGCTCAACACCAACAGAGTCTGCAAACGTTGCTGCTGGACTTCAGCACGTTGGGGAAAACGAAGACAAGAACAATGCGAATTTCGAACCCACTATTAATTATGGATCAGACACCATCATGCCTGAAACAGCACCGCCTTATGCTGACAAATGCAGTGGCCGTGTAAGCATGTCAGATCCAGACACAACTAGTTCTACAAGTCAAGACATTCCTAATATATTTGATTGCTTTATTAATGTGGAGTCAGGAGCACAGAACTTAGTTTCTGATTCTCTCTGCAATCCAAGTGCGGATTTTGGTAACACAttactttcattaaaacattCTCCCATGTACGATGCAGACACAGAGAACACTCCTGAagaggctgagctgcagccatATCAGTTTCCCACCAAACCACAGCATTCCCTCAGCTTCAGTCCCActggacaaaaagaaaatgcaccaGAGGGAAGTACAGATGAACACACAGATAGGAACTCCTCTGAAAAGAATCATGGTGAAGGGGGCATCGCATTGAGAAACACATCTGAggacagtgatttcttttttgctccCATTGATACTGGTTTGGACGAAATTGTTAAAACAACATCGCTACCGCATTCCAGCAATGACTCACCTCTTCACTCTCTGCCCGAACACATAGCTGAAAAACATCTTACGGTTATTACAGACACAGAAGACTTGCTACCACAGGGGAAGCAGGCGAACACACCTAAGGCTCATGCAGATACATCGCAAAGAGGTTTTAATGAGAAAAACTGTGATGGATACACAGAATTACAGGATACCAGCAACTGCAGCCTGCCTGAAGAACCAGATTTGCTGCATCTTCACTCTTCCGGGAAAACACAACCAATATTCAACAGAGAAGATTATTTCCAACTGGATCAGAGTGATGAGGATGCATATTCCTTCTCAGTCCCACAAGGCTTCTTCAGTGAAAGCACACAATACAGTTCATATTCATTCCCACAAACAACTACAGGGAATACAATCTCCAAAAGCACTGATTCCAGCAAGGTGGAGGATGACACTACTTTGACAGGACTGCAGAACAATCCTACAGCAGCTGTCAACCTCCAAAATTCAACTGAAAAACTCCATCAAAGAGGTCAGACCAATTTAGGACAGGGCCAGGTTTTTgttaagaagaaaagagcatttgATGGGTTTGCTAAGGTTTTGGAAAGCAGGAGAACAAACTTCAATAGCTGA
- the LRRC66 gene encoding leucine-rich repeat-containing protein 66 isoform X2 codes for MDNLHLSVIAVVLSCHLPGSVGTKSQQNLLDAHHHSDCRWGEELLLNCSYTGISTIPEAISQTAITADFSYNNIKTFLCTDGRNKEWMLKHLNLSNNLISELSLTPCRNLLALETLILDGNAIHTLTLDIPTPAQADRLLPALKMLSVERNNLNTVPRGLGLLQSLQSVCMSSNGIQQIDLNDFQNCSQLKDINLQNNQITKIHPDAFRELNKLQVVDLRGNALTTTLPQIFISLNSFQIEVDLPNNAWIFHCRLNAFKHFIHFLFDPTRKKMSISYNKSATSSQKPLLYLSSWHLSCSDSVLLKRAVIPRGKTLVLNCNLDNTRGNNNGASWWTPNGRISRDNSLPHVILDKMNNLVIYNAEKTAEGLYLCISNTTKKKYLIYDIQVKERGSPFLVRKARDANPAFRQGRTEQDLALAVCLSVLITFVCAFCLGAFARPYLGSLWRLMCRNKNSASEHTYSNQAFSDETLSRECSASTSKPTNTQHCLLTCDEDSSRNVYVLPAETSASHENVIGSSVRAPNTEEEYQKQSNDETNVKKKAFFSDIKTSISDDENVNVDDNGLFSVRIDDKNSKEVTPRKLKTNDISLQKDPIYANNEASEKSRIPPIHRRSNADSYSHHTGSSDSDLSFKGETGFPFSTIQTRTVAQDSRSSKVSNNFGLLQSDITKATPDSPKRKGVVPHNETMSTTKCMPGRQSCNEQLHLNDNVNLTSDVGDFILPSSCKRNTNIENLSVYQTIENTPLTEYNCKIEPTNGKDASADIFDDSSSDEGAPFTISDCSSLADFELEQADVSDNLPICQSSLGEADRDSGTEKCSTPTESANVAAGLQHVGENEDKNNANFEPTINYGSDTIMPETAPPYADKCSGRVSMSDPDTTSSTSQDIPNIFDCFINVESGAQNLVSDSLCNPSADFGNTLLSLKHSPMYDADTENTPEEAELQPYQFPTKPQHSLSFSPTGQKENAPEGSTDEHTDRNSSEKNHGEGGIALRNTSEDSDFFFAPIDTGLDEIVKTTSLPHSSNDSPLHSLPEHIAEKHLTVITDTEDLLPQGKQANTPKAHADTSQRGFNEKNCDGYTELQDTSNCSLPEEPDLLHLHSSGKTQPIFNREDYFQLDQSDEDAYSFSVPQGFFSESTQYSSYSFPQTTTGNTISKSTDSSKVEDDTTLTGLQNNPTAAVNLQNSTEKLHQRGQTNLGQGQVFVKKKRAFDGFAKVLESRRTNFNS; via the exons ATGGATAACCTTCACTTAAGTGTCATAGCTGTGGTCCTTTCCTGTCATCTTCCTGGCTCAGTGGGAACCAAGTCACAGCAGAATCTTCTTGATGCACATCACCATTCAGACTGCCGGTGGGGTGAGGAGCTCttactgaactgttcttatACCGGAATATCTACCATTCCAGAGGCTATCTCACAAACAGCAATAACAGCTGATTTTAGTTACAATAACATTAAAACCTTCCTGTGCACTgatggaagaaacaaagaatggATGCTAAAACACCTGAATCTCAGTAACAACCTGATTTCTGAACTCTCCTTAACTCCTTGTAGGAATTTACTTGCTTTAGAAACATTAATCCTCGATGGTAATGCCATCCACACCCTTACACTGGACATACCTACACCTGCACAAGCTGATCGTCTCCtgcctgctttgaaaatgttgtcagtggaaagaaataatCTTAATACAGTTCCAAGAG GACTAGGCCTGCTGCAGTCTCTGCAAAGTGTCTGTATGTCATCCAATGGCATACAACAGATTGATCTGAATGATTTTCAGAACTGTTCACAGCTGAAGGACATCAACTTGCAAAACAACCAGATAACTAAAATTCATCCAGACGCCTTCAGGGAGCTCAACAAATTACAG GTGGTGGATCTCCGCGGAAATGCTCTGACCACCACTCTACCACAGATATTCATCAGTTTGAACTCCTTTCAAATTGAAGTGGATTTGCCAAATAATGCCTGGATATTTCACTGCAGACTGAATGCTTTCaaacatttcattcattttctttttgaccCCACgaggaaaaaaatgagtatttcatATAATAAATCTGCAACCAGCTCACAGAAACCTCTGCTCTATCTTTCAAGTTGGCATTTAAGCTGCAGCGACAGTGTTTTGCTCAAGAGGGCCGTCATCCCAAGAGGGAAGACACTGGTGCTAAACTGTAACTTGGACAACACAAGGG gtaaTAATAATGGAGCCTCTTGGTGGACACCTAATGGCAGAATTTCAAGAGATAATAGTCTTCCTCACGTGATACTGgataaaatgaataatttagtGATATACAATGCTGAGAAAACCGCTGAAGGGttatatttgtgtatttctaatacaacaaagaagaaatatctcATCTATGATATACAGGTGAAAGAAAGGGGCTCACCATTTTTGGTTCGCAAAGCCCGGGATGCTAACCCTGCTTTTCGACAAGGGAGAACAGAGCAAGACCTTGCACTGGCTGTCTGCCTCTCGGTGCTCATTACGTTTGTTTGTGCTTTTTGCCTGGGTGCTTTTGCTAGACCCTACCTTGGAAGCCTGTGGCGACTCATGTGCAGGAACAAGAATTCAGCTTCAGAACACACTTATTCTAACCAAGCTTTTTCAGATGAAACCTTGAGCAGAGAGTGCTCTGCAAGCACAAGCAAACCAACCAATACACAGCACTGTTTGCTCACTTGTGATGAGGATTCTTCAAGAAACGTATACGTTCTTCCTGCAGAAACCTCTGCTTCGCATGAAAATGTCATTGGTAGCAGTGTACGTGCACCAAATACTGAAGAAGAGTAccagaaacaaagcaatgaTGAGACTAAcgtgaagaaaaaagcatttttttcagacatCAAAACTAGTATCAGCGAtgatgaaaatgtaaatgttgaTGATAATGGACTGTTTTCTGTAAGGATAGATGACAAGAACAGCAAGGAAGTAACGCCGAGAAAATTAAAGACTAATGACATTTCACTACAGAAAGATCCAATATATGCAAATAATGAAGCCTCCGAGAAGAGCAGGATCCCTCCCATACACAGGAGATCTAATGCTGACTCTTACTCACATCACACCGGCTCTTCAGATTCAGATTTATCCTTCAAGGGAGAAACTGGCTTTCCATTTTCCACAATACAAACACGTACAGTTGCACAAGATTCTAGGAGCAGCAAGGTAAGCAACAACTTTGGTCTGCTGCAATCTGACATCACAAAGGCTACACCAGATTCTCCTAAAAGAAAAGGTGTTGTTCCACATAATGAAACCATGAGCACTACAAAATGTATGCCTGGAAGGCAAAGCTGCAATGAACAACTTCATCTAAATGACAACGTAAATCTAACCAGTGATGTGGGAGACTTTATTTTACCCAGTAGCTGcaagagaaatacaaatattgagAATTTAAGTGTCTACCAAACAATAGAAAACACTCCTCTTACAGAGTATAACTGTAAAATAGAACCCacaaatggaaaagatgctTCAGCAGATATATTTGATGATAGTTCTTCAGATGAGGGGGCTCCATTCACAATAAGCGACTGTAGTTCTTTAGCGGACTTTGAACTGGAACAAGCTGATGTTAGCGACAACCTGCCGATCTGTCAGTCATCACTAGGGGAAGCTGATAGGGATAGTGGAACTGAGAAGTGCTCAACACCAACAGAGTCTGCAAACGTTGCTGCTGGACTTCAGCACGTTGGGGAAAACGAAGACAAGAACAATGCGAATTTCGAACCCACTATTAATTATGGATCAGACACCATCATGCCTGAAACAGCACCGCCTTATGCTGACAAATGCAGTGGCCGTGTAAGCATGTCAGATCCAGACACAACTAGTTCTACAAGTCAAGACATTCCTAATATATTTGATTGCTTTATTAATGTGGAGTCAGGAGCACAGAACTTAGTTTCTGATTCTCTCTGCAATCCAAGTGCGGATTTTGGTAACACAttactttcattaaaacattCTCCCATGTACGATGCAGACACAGAGAACACTCCTGAagaggctgagctgcagccatATCAGTTTCCCACCAAACCACAGCATTCCCTCAGCTTCAGTCCCActggacaaaaagaaaatgcaccaGAGGGAAGTACAGATGAACACACAGATAGGAACTCCTCTGAAAAGAATCATGGTGAAGGGGGCATCGCATTGAGAAACACATCTGAggacagtgatttcttttttgctccCATTGATACTGGTTTGGACGAAATTGTTAAAACAACATCGCTACCGCATTCCAGCAATGACTCACCTCTTCACTCTCTGCCCGAACACATAGCTGAAAAACATCTTACGGTTATTACAGACACAGAAGACTTGCTACCACAGGGGAAGCAGGCGAACACACCTAAGGCTCATGCAGATACATCGCAAAGAGGTTTTAATGAGAAAAACTGTGATGGATACACAGAATTACAGGATACCAGCAACTGCAGCCTGCCTGAAGAACCAGATTTGCTGCATCTTCACTCTTCCGGGAAAACACAACCAATATTCAACAGAGAAGATTATTTCCAACTGGATCAGAGTGATGAGGATGCATATTCCTTCTCAGTCCCACAAGGCTTCTTCAGTGAAAGCACACAATACAGTTCATATTCATTCCCACAAACAACTACAGGGAATACAATCTCCAAAAGCACTGATTCCAGCAAGGTGGAGGATGACACTACTTTGACAGGACTGCAGAACAATCCTACAGCAGCTGTCAACCTCCAAAATTCAACTGAAAAACTCCATCAAAGAGGTCAGACCAATTTAGGACAGGGCCAGGTTTTTgttaagaagaaaagagcatttgATGGGTTTGCTAAGGTTTTGGAAAGCAGGAGAACAAACTTCAATAGCTGA
- the LRRC66 gene encoding leucine-rich repeat-containing protein 66 isoform X1: MFKADHWSCFITCSVLILFNVKYFRFLFNSCYAELAIILHFHTDTMDNLHLSVIAVVLSCHLPGSVGTKSQQNLLDAHHHSDCRWGEELLLNCSYTGISTIPEAISQTAITADFSYNNIKTFLCTDGRNKEWMLKHLNLSNNLISELSLTPCRNLLALETLILDGNAIHTLTLDIPTPAQADRLLPALKMLSVERNNLNTVPRGLGLLQSLQSVCMSSNGIQQIDLNDFQNCSQLKDINLQNNQITKIHPDAFRELNKLQVVDLRGNALTTTLPQIFISLNSFQIEVDLPNNAWIFHCRLNAFKHFIHFLFDPTRKKMSISYNKSATSSQKPLLYLSSWHLSCSDSVLLKRAVIPRGKTLVLNCNLDNTRGNNNGASWWTPNGRISRDNSLPHVILDKMNNLVIYNAEKTAEGLYLCISNTTKKKYLIYDIQVKERGSPFLVRKARDANPAFRQGRTEQDLALAVCLSVLITFVCAFCLGAFARPYLGSLWRLMCRNKNSASEHTYSNQAFSDETLSRECSASTSKPTNTQHCLLTCDEDSSRNVYVLPAETSASHENVIGSSVRAPNTEEEYQKQSNDETNVKKKAFFSDIKTSISDDENVNVDDNGLFSVRIDDKNSKEVTPRKLKTNDISLQKDPIYANNEASEKSRIPPIHRRSNADSYSHHTGSSDSDLSFKGETGFPFSTIQTRTVAQDSRSSKVSNNFGLLQSDITKATPDSPKRKGVVPHNETMSTTKCMPGRQSCNEQLHLNDNVNLTSDVGDFILPSSCKRNTNIENLSVYQTIENTPLTEYNCKIEPTNGKDASADIFDDSSSDEGAPFTISDCSSLADFELEQADVSDNLPICQSSLGEADRDSGTEKCSTPTESANVAAGLQHVGENEDKNNANFEPTINYGSDTIMPETAPPYADKCSGRVSMSDPDTTSSTSQDIPNIFDCFINVESGAQNLVSDSLCNPSADFGNTLLSLKHSPMYDADTENTPEEAELQPYQFPTKPQHSLSFSPTGQKENAPEGSTDEHTDRNSSEKNHGEGGIALRNTSEDSDFFFAPIDTGLDEIVKTTSLPHSSNDSPLHSLPEHIAEKHLTVITDTEDLLPQGKQANTPKAHADTSQRGFNEKNCDGYTELQDTSNCSLPEEPDLLHLHSSGKTQPIFNREDYFQLDQSDEDAYSFSVPQGFFSESTQYSSYSFPQTTTGNTISKSTDSSKVEDDTTLTGLQNNPTAAVNLQNSTEKLHQRGQTNLGQGQVFVKKKRAFDGFAKVLESRRTNFNS; encoded by the exons ATGTTTAAGGCAGACCATTGGTCATGCTTCATTACTTGTTCAGTGTTGATTTTGTTTAATGTCAAGTATTTCCGCTTTCTCTTTAACTCTTGTTACGCTGAACTTGCCATCATTCTACACTTTCATACAGATACTATGGATAACCTTCACTTAAGTGTCATAGCTGTGGTCCTTTCCTGTCATCTTCCTGGCTCAGTGGGAACCAAGTCACAGCAGAATCTTCTTGATGCACATCACCATTCAGACTGCCGGTGGGGTGAGGAGCTCttactgaactgttcttatACCGGAATATCTACCATTCCAGAGGCTATCTCACAAACAGCAATAACAGCTGATTTTAGTTACAATAACATTAAAACCTTCCTGTGCACTgatggaagaaacaaagaatggATGCTAAAACACCTGAATCTCAGTAACAACCTGATTTCTGAACTCTCCTTAACTCCTTGTAGGAATTTACTTGCTTTAGAAACATTAATCCTCGATGGTAATGCCATCCACACCCTTACACTGGACATACCTACACCTGCACAAGCTGATCGTCTCCtgcctgctttgaaaatgttgtcagtggaaagaaataatCTTAATACAGTTCCAAGAG GACTAGGCCTGCTGCAGTCTCTGCAAAGTGTCTGTATGTCATCCAATGGCATACAACAGATTGATCTGAATGATTTTCAGAACTGTTCACAGCTGAAGGACATCAACTTGCAAAACAACCAGATAACTAAAATTCATCCAGACGCCTTCAGGGAGCTCAACAAATTACAG GTGGTGGATCTCCGCGGAAATGCTCTGACCACCACTCTACCACAGATATTCATCAGTTTGAACTCCTTTCAAATTGAAGTGGATTTGCCAAATAATGCCTGGATATTTCACTGCAGACTGAATGCTTTCaaacatttcattcattttctttttgaccCCACgaggaaaaaaatgagtatttcatATAATAAATCTGCAACCAGCTCACAGAAACCTCTGCTCTATCTTTCAAGTTGGCATTTAAGCTGCAGCGACAGTGTTTTGCTCAAGAGGGCCGTCATCCCAAGAGGGAAGACACTGGTGCTAAACTGTAACTTGGACAACACAAGGG gtaaTAATAATGGAGCCTCTTGGTGGACACCTAATGGCAGAATTTCAAGAGATAATAGTCTTCCTCACGTGATACTGgataaaatgaataatttagtGATATACAATGCTGAGAAAACCGCTGAAGGGttatatttgtgtatttctaatacaacaaagaagaaatatctcATCTATGATATACAGGTGAAAGAAAGGGGCTCACCATTTTTGGTTCGCAAAGCCCGGGATGCTAACCCTGCTTTTCGACAAGGGAGAACAGAGCAAGACCTTGCACTGGCTGTCTGCCTCTCGGTGCTCATTACGTTTGTTTGTGCTTTTTGCCTGGGTGCTTTTGCTAGACCCTACCTTGGAAGCCTGTGGCGACTCATGTGCAGGAACAAGAATTCAGCTTCAGAACACACTTATTCTAACCAAGCTTTTTCAGATGAAACCTTGAGCAGAGAGTGCTCTGCAAGCACAAGCAAACCAACCAATACACAGCACTGTTTGCTCACTTGTGATGAGGATTCTTCAAGAAACGTATACGTTCTTCCTGCAGAAACCTCTGCTTCGCATGAAAATGTCATTGGTAGCAGTGTACGTGCACCAAATACTGAAGAAGAGTAccagaaacaaagcaatgaTGAGACTAAcgtgaagaaaaaagcatttttttcagacatCAAAACTAGTATCAGCGAtgatgaaaatgtaaatgttgaTGATAATGGACTGTTTTCTGTAAGGATAGATGACAAGAACAGCAAGGAAGTAACGCCGAGAAAATTAAAGACTAATGACATTTCACTACAGAAAGATCCAATATATGCAAATAATGAAGCCTCCGAGAAGAGCAGGATCCCTCCCATACACAGGAGATCTAATGCTGACTCTTACTCACATCACACCGGCTCTTCAGATTCAGATTTATCCTTCAAGGGAGAAACTGGCTTTCCATTTTCCACAATACAAACACGTACAGTTGCACAAGATTCTAGGAGCAGCAAGGTAAGCAACAACTTTGGTCTGCTGCAATCTGACATCACAAAGGCTACACCAGATTCTCCTAAAAGAAAAGGTGTTGTTCCACATAATGAAACCATGAGCACTACAAAATGTATGCCTGGAAGGCAAAGCTGCAATGAACAACTTCATCTAAATGACAACGTAAATCTAACCAGTGATGTGGGAGACTTTATTTTACCCAGTAGCTGcaagagaaatacaaatattgagAATTTAAGTGTCTACCAAACAATAGAAAACACTCCTCTTACAGAGTATAACTGTAAAATAGAACCCacaaatggaaaagatgctTCAGCAGATATATTTGATGATAGTTCTTCAGATGAGGGGGCTCCATTCACAATAAGCGACTGTAGTTCTTTAGCGGACTTTGAACTGGAACAAGCTGATGTTAGCGACAACCTGCCGATCTGTCAGTCATCACTAGGGGAAGCTGATAGGGATAGTGGAACTGAGAAGTGCTCAACACCAACAGAGTCTGCAAACGTTGCTGCTGGACTTCAGCACGTTGGGGAAAACGAAGACAAGAACAATGCGAATTTCGAACCCACTATTAATTATGGATCAGACACCATCATGCCTGAAACAGCACCGCCTTATGCTGACAAATGCAGTGGCCGTGTAAGCATGTCAGATCCAGACACAACTAGTTCTACAAGTCAAGACATTCCTAATATATTTGATTGCTTTATTAATGTGGAGTCAGGAGCACAGAACTTAGTTTCTGATTCTCTCTGCAATCCAAGTGCGGATTTTGGTAACACAttactttcattaaaacattCTCCCATGTACGATGCAGACACAGAGAACACTCCTGAagaggctgagctgcagccatATCAGTTTCCCACCAAACCACAGCATTCCCTCAGCTTCAGTCCCActggacaaaaagaaaatgcaccaGAGGGAAGTACAGATGAACACACAGATAGGAACTCCTCTGAAAAGAATCATGGTGAAGGGGGCATCGCATTGAGAAACACATCTGAggacagtgatttcttttttgctccCATTGATACTGGTTTGGACGAAATTGTTAAAACAACATCGCTACCGCATTCCAGCAATGACTCACCTCTTCACTCTCTGCCCGAACACATAGCTGAAAAACATCTTACGGTTATTACAGACACAGAAGACTTGCTACCACAGGGGAAGCAGGCGAACACACCTAAGGCTCATGCAGATACATCGCAAAGAGGTTTTAATGAGAAAAACTGTGATGGATACACAGAATTACAGGATACCAGCAACTGCAGCCTGCCTGAAGAACCAGATTTGCTGCATCTTCACTCTTCCGGGAAAACACAACCAATATTCAACAGAGAAGATTATTTCCAACTGGATCAGAGTGATGAGGATGCATATTCCTTCTCAGTCCCACAAGGCTTCTTCAGTGAAAGCACACAATACAGTTCATATTCATTCCCACAAACAACTACAGGGAATACAATCTCCAAAAGCACTGATTCCAGCAAGGTGGAGGATGACACTACTTTGACAGGACTGCAGAACAATCCTACAGCAGCTGTCAACCTCCAAAATTCAACTGAAAAACTCCATCAAAGAGGTCAGACCAATTTAGGACAGGGCCAGGTTTTTgttaagaagaaaagagcatttgATGGGTTTGCTAAGGTTTTGGAAAGCAGGAGAACAAACTTCAATAGCTGA